In one Streptomyces sp. T12 genomic region, the following are encoded:
- a CDS encoding maleylpyruvate isomerase family mycothiol-dependent enzyme, with product MTDDHEVVRDLLAAWAFDALAPADEETVLPHLAECETCAAQAARLRETVRLLEGPAPKVPAGSADGALSLALRTRPAAARVAAHAAPYAAAVAGLRALLPALEGRWATPVVHDWDVHATVAHLLAADEHLAGRLGVGSRVPGSRIDEGTGWEDAWERRTAEVIAHEHGRTPGETVADWAAQAGELLATPEARDAELAARAVTLMGLRLPVADHFLVRGFETWIHTDDIGRALGIAVPPPPQEHLHQLIRLAVRVLGLALGTTAPPVLFSVTGGEEWVLGSEDEPVAAELALDPVDFCLLVGGRYAPEAVPRGATGDAAAVRNVLETAASLAWL from the coding sequence ATGACCGACGATCACGAGGTCGTACGTGACCTGCTGGCCGCCTGGGCCTTCGACGCCCTCGCCCCGGCCGACGAGGAGACGGTCCTGCCGCACCTCGCCGAGTGCGAGACCTGCGCGGCTCAGGCGGCACGGCTGCGGGAGACGGTACGACTGCTGGAGGGGCCGGCGCCGAAGGTCCCGGCGGGGTCGGCCGACGGCGCACTGTCCCTCGCCCTCCGCACCCGCCCCGCCGCCGCCCGCGTCGCCGCGCACGCCGCCCCCTACGCCGCCGCCGTCGCCGGGCTGAGGGCGTTGCTGCCCGCGCTGGAGGGGCGCTGGGCCACGCCGGTCGTGCACGACTGGGACGTGCATGCCACCGTCGCCCACCTCCTCGCCGCCGACGAGCATCTGGCAGGACGGCTCGGTGTCGGCTCCCGCGTGCCGGGCTCGCGGATCGACGAGGGCACGGGCTGGGAGGACGCCTGGGAACGCCGTACCGCCGAGGTCATCGCGCACGAGCACGGCCGTACGCCCGGGGAGACCGTGGCCGACTGGGCCGCGCAGGCGGGCGAGTTGCTCGCGACGCCCGAGGCTCGGGACGCCGAACTCGCAGCGCGCGCCGTGACGTTGATGGGGCTGCGGCTGCCCGTCGCAGACCACTTCCTGGTGCGCGGCTTCGAGACGTGGATCCACACCGACGACATCGGCCGCGCACTCGGCATCGCCGTCCCACCCCCGCCCCAGGAGCACCTTCACCAGCTGATCCGCCTCGCCGTACGCGTCCTCGGCCTGGCCCTGGGCACCACCGCGCCCCCGGTGCTCTTCTCGGTCACCGGGGGCGAGGAGTGGGTGCTGGGGTCCGAGGACGAGCCGGTGGCCGCCGAACTCGCCCTGGATCCCGTCGACTTCTGCCTCCTGGTCGGCGGACGATACGCCCCGGAGGCGGTGCCGAGGGGTGCCACGGGCGACGCGGCCGCCGTACGGAACGTACTGGAGACGGCCGCGTCGCTGGCGTGGCTGTGA
- a CDS encoding RNA polymerase sigma factor, whose amino-acid sequence MVVPVESTGDTSVQPPADAEVHRRLVYGDESALAEVYTAYGGLVRRVAVRVTRSPAAAEDVAQEVFAQLWSRPYAFDARRGSLRGWLSMLAHRRAVDWVRGEARHRKDAGADDSALQAIPDAGPGPDETVVDRERSLLLHTALAELPQPQREVVHLAYFAGRTYRQAAVELGIPEGTAKTRLRTALRTLAETLADPPDPALERGA is encoded by the coding sequence GTGGTGGTGCCGGTGGAGTCCACGGGCGATACGTCCGTACAGCCGCCTGCCGACGCGGAGGTGCACCGGCGGCTGGTGTACGGCGACGAGTCCGCGCTGGCCGAGGTGTACACGGCGTACGGCGGGCTGGTGCGGCGGGTCGCCGTGCGCGTCACCCGCTCTCCGGCCGCCGCCGAGGACGTGGCGCAGGAGGTCTTCGCCCAGCTGTGGAGCAGGCCGTACGCCTTCGACGCGCGCCGCGGCTCGCTGCGTGGCTGGCTGTCCATGCTCGCCCACCGGCGGGCTGTGGACTGGGTGCGCGGCGAGGCCAGGCACCGCAAGGACGCCGGAGCCGACGACTCGGCGCTCCAGGCCATCCCCGACGCCGGTCCCGGCCCCGACGAGACGGTCGTCGACCGGGAGCGCTCCCTGCTGCTGCACACCGCCCTCGCCGAACTCCCGCAGCCCCAACGCGAGGTCGTCCACCTCGCCTACTTCGCGGGCCGCACCTACCGGCAGGCCGCCGTGGAGCTGGGCATCCCCGAGGGCACGGCCAAGACCCGGCTGCGCACCGCCCTGCGTACCCTGGCCGAGACTTTGGCCGACCCACCGGACCCGGCGCTCGAAAGGGGCGCATGA
- a CDS encoding aminotransferase class V-fold PLP-dependent enzyme, translating into METFESLVRAEFAPKNVYLNTASTGLLPARTVAAVTEAARMRAEGRPLGPLHADVEAARAAFARLAGVPVERVAAGSSVAAYTGLVAASLPAGAEVLTAEDDFTSVVNPFHTRGDLKVRIVPLERLAESVRPGTALVAVSAAQSADGRIADLPALREAAREHGARTYIDVSQAGAWLPMEADANDFTVTVCYKWLMGPHGAGFLVVPEDFGGLLPILAGWVAGESPWDSCYGPVTELAHSARRFDLPPALFSFAGLRRSLELLEELGVDAVRAHDLALADRFRAGLAGLGQAPVPAPGSAIVSVPGLGHRQPELSAAGIEVSDRAGNLRASFHLYNTPEDVDRLLDALSA; encoded by the coding sequence ATGGAGACCTTCGAGAGCCTCGTCCGTGCCGAGTTCGCCCCGAAGAACGTCTATTTGAACACCGCGAGCACCGGGCTGCTCCCGGCCCGCACCGTGGCCGCTGTCACCGAGGCGGCACGCATGCGGGCCGAGGGCAGGCCACTGGGCCCGCTGCACGCGGACGTGGAGGCCGCCCGGGCCGCCTTCGCCCGGCTGGCCGGCGTCCCCGTCGAGCGGGTGGCGGCGGGTTCGTCCGTCGCCGCCTACACCGGGCTGGTCGCCGCCTCGCTGCCCGCGGGCGCCGAAGTCCTCACCGCCGAGGACGACTTCACCTCCGTCGTGAACCCCTTCCACACCCGCGGCGACCTCAAGGTGCGCATCGTGCCCCTGGAGCGGCTCGCCGAGTCCGTGCGGCCCGGCACCGCGCTCGTCGCGGTCAGCGCCGCGCAGTCCGCCGACGGCCGGATCGCCGACCTGCCCGCCCTGCGCGAGGCGGCCCGCGAACACGGCGCCCGTACGTACATCGACGTCTCCCAAGCAGGCGCCTGGCTGCCGATGGAGGCCGACGCGAACGACTTCACCGTGACCGTCTGTTACAAGTGGCTGATGGGCCCGCACGGCGCGGGCTTCCTCGTCGTGCCGGAGGACTTCGGCGGGCTGCTGCCGATCCTGGCCGGCTGGGTCGCCGGGGAGAGCCCCTGGGACAGCTGCTACGGCCCGGTCACCGAACTCGCCCACTCCGCCCGGCGGTTCGACCTGCCCCCGGCCCTGTTCAGCTTCGCGGGACTGCGCCGCTCCCTCGAACTCCTGGAGGAACTCGGCGTGGACGCCGTACGCGCCCATGACCTCGCCCTCGCCGACCGCTTCCGGGCCGGTCTCGCCGGCCTCGGCCAGGCACCGGTGCCCGCGCCCGGCTCGGCCATCGTGTCCGTGCCCGGACTCGGCCACCGCCAGCCCGAGCTGAGCGCGGCCGGGATCGAGGTCTCCGACCGCGCGGGCAACCTGCGCGCCTCCTTCCACCTCTACAACACACCCGAGGATGTCGACCGGCTGCTGGACGCCCTGTCCGCCTGA
- a CDS encoding DsbA family oxidoreductase, producing the protein MRVEIWSDIACPWCYVGKARFEKALEAFPHRDQVEVVHRSFELDPGRAKGDIQPVITMLTRKYGMSAAQAQAGEENLGAQAAAEGLDYRTEGRDHGNTFDMHRLLHLAKEHGKQDELIQLLYRANFAEERSVFSEGDERLVELAVAAGLDADDVRKVLADPNAYADDVRADEREAAQLGASGVPFFVLDRKFGVSGAQPAEVFQQALTQAWGERPPLTLIEQGDADACGPDGCAVPQH; encoded by the coding sequence ATGCGCGTCGAGATCTGGAGCGACATCGCCTGCCCCTGGTGCTACGTGGGCAAGGCCCGCTTCGAGAAGGCGCTCGAGGCCTTCCCGCACCGCGACCAGGTCGAGGTGGTGCACCGCTCGTTCGAGCTGGACCCCGGGCGCGCCAAGGGCGACATCCAGCCCGTGATCACCATGCTCACCAGGAAGTACGGCATGAGCGCGGCGCAGGCCCAGGCCGGCGAGGAGAACCTCGGCGCGCAGGCCGCCGCGGAGGGGCTCGACTACCGCACCGAGGGCCGTGACCACGGCAACACCTTCGACATGCACCGGCTGCTGCACCTCGCCAAGGAGCACGGCAAGCAGGACGAGCTGATCCAGCTCCTCTACCGGGCGAACTTCGCCGAGGAGCGGTCCGTCTTCTCCGAGGGCGACGAGCGGCTCGTGGAGCTGGCCGTCGCGGCCGGGCTCGACGCCGACGACGTCCGCAAGGTCCTCGCCGACCCGAACGCCTACGCCGACGACGTGCGCGCCGACGAGCGCGAGGCCGCCCAGCTCGGCGCGAGCGGCGTGCCGTTCTTCGTCCTCGACCGCAAGTTCGGCGTCTCCGGCGCCCAGCCCGCCGAGGTCTTCCAGCAGGCGCTGACGCAGGCGTGGGGCGAGCGGCCGCCGCTGACGCTGATCGAGCAGGGTGACGCGGACGCGTGCGGTCCGGATGGCTGCGCGGTGCCGCAGCACTGA
- a CDS encoding GNAT family N-acetyltransferase, with protein MISDRVKPGRVIRTAVPAEVESIVTLHARARATYYPDGAPDDGTDWHGAWRSAVERPDGHVLCVVEQGRIIALASFRTPEGGAADAVKLFQFHVDPDHWRGGVGTALHTACVEEWRADGKRTAVLDVHVDNRRAQAFYARQGWLPDPENPPADGDHHLFLRFCVAGE; from the coding sequence ATGATCAGCGACCGAGTCAAGCCGGGCAGGGTCATCCGCACCGCCGTGCCCGCCGAGGTGGAGTCCATCGTCACGCTGCACGCCCGGGCGCGGGCGACGTACTACCCCGACGGCGCCCCGGACGACGGCACCGACTGGCACGGCGCCTGGCGCAGCGCCGTCGAGCGGCCCGACGGACACGTCCTGTGCGTGGTCGAGCAGGGCCGGATCATCGCGCTCGCCTCCTTTCGCACCCCGGAGGGCGGCGCCGCGGACGCGGTCAAGCTCTTCCAGTTCCACGTCGACCCCGACCACTGGCGCGGCGGCGTCGGTACGGCCCTGCACACGGCCTGCGTCGAGGAGTGGCGGGCCGACGGCAAACGCACTGCCGTCCTCGACGTGCATGTCGACAACCGGCGCGCCCAGGCCTTCTACGCCCGCCAGGGCTGGCTCCCGGACCCGGAGAACCCGCCCGCCGACGGCGACCACCACCTGTTCCTGCGCTTCTGCGTGGCCGGGGAATGA
- a CDS encoding GlxA family transcriptional regulator has translation MPQPHAPHRIAVVAPSPVSMFNLAIPEMLFGKVEVAGRPGYEVVICAAEPGPVPTTGGLDLYVRRGLDAVREADTVLVAGTGEPFEPEPRIVTAVREAADGGKRIASLCTGTFQLAEAGLLHGRRATTYWAHAEELRRRYPHVDLCGDVLYVQDGPYVTSSGYAAGIDLCLHIIRTDYGAAVANEVARRALVAPVRPGGQTQFTQTPLPPERGTACADTRGWAMRNLDKPLTLTDLARHAGVSVRTLTRRFHAESGVSPLQWLLHQRIERAKELLETTALPMDQVAHGCGLGTADSLRGHLVRRTGLTPSAYRAQFSRLGTGAPAVTSSVA, from the coding sequence ATGCCCCAGCCGCACGCCCCGCACCGCATCGCCGTCGTCGCGCCCTCGCCCGTCTCGATGTTCAACCTCGCCATCCCGGAGATGCTGTTCGGCAAGGTGGAGGTGGCCGGGCGGCCCGGTTACGAGGTGGTCATCTGCGCGGCCGAGCCGGGACCGGTGCCCACCACCGGCGGCCTCGACCTGTATGTGCGCCGCGGCCTCGACGCCGTGCGGGAGGCGGACACGGTGCTCGTCGCGGGGACCGGGGAACCCTTCGAGCCGGAGCCGCGGATCGTCACCGCCGTGCGCGAGGCGGCCGACGGCGGCAAGCGGATCGCCTCCCTGTGCACGGGCACCTTCCAGCTCGCCGAGGCCGGCCTGCTGCACGGGCGCCGGGCCACCACGTACTGGGCGCACGCCGAGGAGCTGCGCCGCCGGTACCCGCACGTCGACCTGTGCGGCGACGTGCTGTACGTGCAGGACGGACCGTACGTGACCTCCTCCGGCTACGCCGCCGGCATCGACCTGTGCCTGCACATCATCCGCACCGACTACGGCGCCGCCGTCGCCAACGAGGTCGCCCGGCGCGCCCTCGTCGCGCCCGTACGACCCGGCGGCCAGACCCAGTTCACGCAGACCCCGCTGCCGCCCGAGCGCGGCACCGCCTGCGCCGACACCCGCGGCTGGGCCATGCGCAACCTCGACAAGCCGCTCACCCTCACCGACCTGGCCCGCCACGCCGGCGTCAGCGTCCGCACCCTCACCCGCCGCTTCCACGCCGAGAGCGGGGTGAGCCCGCTGCAGTGGCTGCTCCACCAGCGCATCGAGCGCGCCAAGGAGCTGCTGGAGACCACCGCCCTGCCCATGGACCAGGTGGCCCACGGCTGCGGTCTGGGCACGGCCGACTCGCTGCGGGGGCATCTCGTGCGGCGCACCGGCCTGACGCCCAGCGCCTATCGGGCGCAGTTCAGCCGCCTCGGAACCGGAGCGCCGGCGGTCACGTCCTCCGTTGCATGA
- a CDS encoding MFS transporter: MSTKQTLKGDELASSKGGLEPRRSSSALTLTAGLLGFALVCLDASIVNVALPAIGSSLGGGLSGLQWVVDAYTLAFAALMLSTGAFSDRVGASRAYVLGTAVFTLASAACGLAPNLPALIGARVVQGMAAAVVLPASLALVRQAYADPARRARAVAAWAAGGSVAVALGPVAGGVLTTAWDWRGIFFVNLPVGALILVLLVRAPRSERRPAPLDLPGQVTAVVALTALTFAVIEGGTAGWAALAVAVVAAAAFLGIEARQPHPVVPLALFRNRTVAVTVAAGAAVSVAFYSMVFVFSLFFQQVQGRSALQAGLMFLPMTGLIAVTNVAAGKLAGRYGARLPMVVGQGLAVAGLLVMLYVDSGTSPVLVALLLVPMALGCALTVPPLTAAMLDAVPAERAGLAAGVLNSARQMAGALGIAAFGALISDGFVAGMRLSLVISAALLAVTGLLSFRLAGPSASSA, from the coding sequence ATGTCAACGAAGCAGACCCTCAAGGGCGACGAACTCGCCTCCTCGAAGGGCGGGTTGGAGCCCAGGAGGTCGTCCTCCGCCCTCACCCTCACCGCCGGACTCCTCGGCTTCGCGCTGGTCTGCCTCGACGCGTCCATCGTGAACGTGGCCCTGCCCGCGATCGGTTCCTCCCTCGGGGGCGGGTTGTCCGGTCTGCAGTGGGTGGTGGACGCCTACACCCTGGCCTTCGCCGCGCTCATGCTGTCCACGGGGGCGTTCTCGGACCGGGTGGGGGCGAGCCGGGCGTACGTGCTCGGCACCGCCGTGTTCACGCTCGCCTCGGCGGCCTGCGGCCTGGCGCCGAACCTGCCCGCCCTGATCGGGGCGCGGGTGGTGCAGGGCATGGCGGCGGCCGTGGTGCTGCCGGCCTCGCTGGCGCTGGTGCGGCAGGCGTACGCCGATCCGGCGCGGCGGGCCCGTGCGGTGGCCGCGTGGGCGGCGGGCGGTTCGGTGGCGGTGGCGCTGGGTCCGGTGGCGGGCGGTGTGCTGACGACGGCCTGGGACTGGCGCGGGATCTTCTTCGTCAACCTTCCCGTCGGGGCGCTGATCCTCGTGCTGCTGGTCCGCGCCCCGCGCTCGGAGCGCCGCCCGGCACCGCTGGACCTGCCGGGGCAGGTGACGGCGGTGGTGGCCCTGACGGCGCTGACGTTCGCGGTGATCGAGGGCGGCACGGCGGGGTGGGCTGCGCTGGCGGTGGCCGTGGTGGCCGCGGCCGCGTTCCTCGGGATCGAGGCGCGCCAACCGCACCCGGTCGTCCCCCTCGCCCTCTTCCGCAACCGGACCGTGGCGGTGACGGTCGCCGCGGGAGCGGCGGTCAGCGTGGCCTTCTACAGCATGGTGTTCGTCTTCTCGCTCTTCTTCCAGCAGGTGCAGGGCCGTTCCGCACTCCAGGCCGGGCTGATGTTCCTGCCGATGACGGGCCTGATCGCGGTGACGAACGTGGCGGCGGGCAAGCTCGCGGGCCGCTACGGCGCCCGGCTGCCCATGGTGGTGGGACAGGGCCTGGCCGTCGCAGGACTGCTCGTGATGCTGTACGTCGACTCCGGGACGTCTCCGGTCCTGGTGGCCCTGCTCCTCGTCCCCATGGCGTTGGGCTGCGCGCTGACGGTGCCGCCGCTGACGGCGGCGATGCTGGACGCCGTACCCGCCGAACGGGCGGGTCTGGCGGCCGGCGTCCTCAACTCGGCGCGGCAGATGGCCGGGGCGCTGGGCATCGCCGCCTTCGGGGCGTTGATCTCCGACGGCTTCGTGGCGGGGATGCGGCTGAGCCTGGTGATCAGCGCGGCCCTGCTGGCGGTGACGGGCCTGCTCAGCTTCCGTCTCGCAGGTCCTTCGGCCAGTTCGGCCTGA
- a CDS encoding DUF1349 domain-containing protein encodes MDVELPELPFPLRTYGPDGHWSYEDGMLSGWAGPRQDRFVPPTGEALDPASDAPRLLGAPEGDFQLIARVTVGFAAAFDAGVLYVHVGERAWAKLCLEYSPDVPTVCTVVTRGHSDDANSFTVEGSSVWLRVSRTERAFAFHASRDGERWTFIRLFTLGDEKETDAALVGFMTQSPMGEGCVVTYDHLEFRPNWPKDLRDGS; translated from the coding sequence ATGGACGTGGAACTTCCTGAACTGCCTTTTCCCCTCCGCACCTATGGCCCCGACGGCCACTGGTCCTACGAGGACGGCATGCTCTCCGGATGGGCCGGACCCCGCCAGGACCGGTTCGTGCCGCCCACCGGGGAGGCCCTCGACCCCGCCTCCGACGCGCCGCGGCTCCTCGGCGCACCCGAGGGCGACTTCCAGCTGATCGCCCGCGTCACCGTCGGGTTCGCCGCCGCCTTCGACGCCGGGGTGCTCTACGTCCACGTCGGGGAGCGGGCCTGGGCCAAGCTCTGCCTGGAATACTCCCCGGACGTGCCCACCGTCTGCACGGTGGTCACCCGGGGTCACTCCGACGACGCCAACTCCTTCACCGTGGAGGGGAGTTCGGTCTGGCTGCGAGTGAGCAGGACCGAGCGGGCCTTCGCCTTCCACGCCTCCCGCGACGGTGAGCGCTGGACCTTCATCCGGCTCTTCACCCTGGGGGACGAGAAGGAGACGGACGCCGCCCTGGTCGGCTTCATGACGCAGTCGCCGATGGGGGAGGGGTGTGTCGTGACGTACGACCACCTCGAATTCAGGCCGAACTGGCCGAAGGACCTGCGAGACGGAAGCTGA
- a CDS encoding aldehyde dehydrogenase (NADP(+)): MAAAPVWSVDPRTGKQREQVAVEATAQEVDAAVRAAHDARGALADRTVRAAFLRTAADKLQAAKDQLVEAADAETALGPVRLTGELARTCYQLRAFADIVDEGAFLDVVINHPDDTATPPIPDLRRYKVSLGVVAVYSASNFPFAFSVAGGDTASALGAGCPVVVKAHPDHPALSELVAAVLRRAAAEHGIPEGVIGLVHGFEAGIELIKHPLVTAAGFTGSIRGGRALFDAAAARPVPIPFHGELGSLNPVVITEAAAAERAEAIGTGLAGSMTLGVGQFCVKPGLVLVPSGAAGDGLVKSLTDAVSDTDAGVLLDHRMRDNFLAGVAERAELPDVETPVTPGAGGEHTVSAGFLTVAAEKLTSEGAYDLLLEECFGPVTVVARYDDDTQAQAVLSRLPGNLTATVHLSAEEAAGEGRGAKILAELTPLAGRVLVNGWPTGVAVAAAQHHGGPYPATTSTSTSVGGTAIERWMRPVAYQSAPEALLPPELRDDNPLGLPRRFNGRLER; this comes from the coding sequence GTGGCAGCAGCACCAGTCTGGAGTGTCGACCCCCGAACCGGGAAGCAGCGTGAACAGGTTGCGGTGGAGGCCACAGCCCAGGAGGTGGACGCCGCCGTCCGCGCCGCGCACGACGCGCGCGGCGCCCTGGCGGACCGCACGGTCCGCGCGGCCTTCCTGCGTACCGCCGCCGACAAGCTCCAGGCAGCCAAGGACCAGCTCGTCGAGGCCGCCGACGCCGAGACCGCGCTCGGCCCGGTCCGCCTCACCGGCGAACTCGCCCGCACCTGCTACCAGCTGCGGGCCTTCGCGGACATCGTCGACGAGGGCGCGTTCCTCGACGTCGTGATCAACCACCCCGACGACACCGCGACGCCGCCGATCCCGGACCTGCGCCGCTACAAGGTGTCCCTCGGCGTCGTCGCCGTCTACTCGGCGTCCAACTTCCCCTTCGCCTTCTCCGTCGCCGGCGGCGACACCGCGAGCGCGCTCGGCGCGGGCTGCCCGGTCGTCGTCAAGGCCCACCCCGACCACCCGGCCCTGTCCGAGCTGGTCGCGGCCGTCCTGCGGCGGGCCGCCGCCGAGCACGGCATCCCCGAGGGCGTCATCGGCCTCGTGCACGGCTTCGAGGCCGGCATCGAGCTGATCAAGCACCCGCTGGTCACCGCGGCCGGCTTCACCGGTTCGATCCGGGGCGGCCGAGCCCTCTTCGACGCGGCGGCCGCGCGGCCGGTGCCGATTCCGTTCCACGGTGAGCTGGGCTCCCTGAACCCGGTCGTGATCACGGAGGCCGCGGCCGCCGAGCGCGCGGAGGCCATCGGTACGGGTCTTGCCGGGTCCATGACGCTGGGCGTCGGGCAGTTCTGTGTGAAGCCGGGCCTGGTGCTGGTGCCGTCCGGCGCCGCGGGTGACGGCCTGGTCAAGTCGCTCACGGACGCCGTCAGCGACACCGACGCCGGTGTCCTGCTCGACCACCGCATGCGGGACAACTTCCTCGCCGGGGTCGCCGAGCGCGCCGAACTCCCCGACGTGGAGACCCCGGTGACGCCGGGCGCCGGGGGCGAGCACACCGTGAGCGCCGGCTTCCTGACGGTCGCGGCCGAGAAGCTGACCAGCGAGGGGGCCTACGACCTGCTCCTGGAGGAGTGCTTCGGCCCGGTGACCGTCGTGGCCCGCTACGACGACGACACGCAGGCCCAGGCCGTGCTCTCCCGGCTGCCCGGCAACCTCACCGCGACGGTCCACCTCTCCGCCGAGGAAGCGGCGGGCGAGGGCCGGGGCGCGAAGATCCTCGCGGAGCTGACGCCGCTGGCCGGCCGTGTGCTGGTGAACGGGTGGCCGACCGGTGTCGCCGTCGCGGCGGCTCAGCACCACGGCGGTCCGTACCCGGCGACGACCTCGACGTCGACCTCCGTCGGCGGTACGGCGATCGAGCGCTGGATGAGGCCGGTCGCCTACCAGAGCGCCCCCGAGGCGCTGCTGCCGCCGGAGCTGCGGGACGACAACCCGCTCGGCCTGCCGCGCCGCTTCAACGGTCGCCTCGAACGCTGA
- a CDS encoding IclR family transcriptional regulator translates to MSAGETGGGAQVKSAVRTVELLEYFAGRPGMHSLASVQEAVGYPKSSLYMLLRTLVELGWVETDATGTRYGIGVRALLVGTSYIDGDEVVAAARPTLDRLSDDTTETIHLARLDGTNVVYLATRQSQHYLRPFTRVGRRLPAHSTSLGKALLSTYTDEQVRKMLPETLPALTENTITDREKLIEELQQVREQGFAVDREENTLGLRCFGVAIPYRTPARDAISCSVPVARLTPAHEQMVKDALFDARDRLTLATRRL, encoded by the coding sequence ATGTCGGCTGGCGAGACGGGCGGCGGGGCGCAGGTCAAGTCCGCGGTACGGACGGTTGAACTGCTGGAATACTTCGCCGGACGCCCCGGCATGCACTCCCTCGCGTCGGTCCAGGAGGCCGTCGGATACCCCAAGTCCAGTCTCTACATGTTGCTGCGCACGCTCGTCGAGCTGGGCTGGGTGGAGACGGACGCGACGGGCACGCGGTACGGCATCGGCGTACGGGCGCTGCTGGTCGGCACCTCCTACATCGACGGCGACGAGGTGGTCGCGGCGGCCCGCCCGACGCTGGACCGCCTGTCGGACGACACGACCGAGACGATCCACCTGGCCCGTCTGGACGGCACGAACGTCGTCTATCTGGCCACCCGCCAGTCCCAGCACTATCTGCGCCCCTTCACCCGGGTCGGCCGCCGCCTCCCGGCCCACTCCACCTCCCTCGGCAAGGCGCTGCTGAGCACCTACACGGACGAACAGGTCCGCAAGATGCTCCCGGAGACGCTCCCCGCGCTGACCGAGAACACGATCACCGACCGCGAGAAGCTCATCGAGGAGCTCCAGCAGGTCCGCGAGCAGGGCTTCGCCGTGGACCGCGAGGAGAACACCCTCGGCCTGCGCTGCTTCGGCGTGGCGATCCCGTACCGCACCCCGGCCCGCGACGCGATCAGCTGCTCGGTGCCGGTGGCCCGGCTGACGCCCGCGCACGAGCAGATGGTGAAGGACGCGCTGTTCGACGCGCGGGACAGGCTGACGCTGGCCACTCGTAGGCTCTGA
- a CDS encoding GNAT family N-acetyltransferase — translation MDVELREVHDSDLPVFYRQMNDPEALRMAAFTPKDPADRDAFDEHWKRIRSSGDVLRTILADGDVVGSTAVYGEPGEREVTYWVDRAYWGRGIATAALRGLLTEVPERPLYARAAADNEGSLRVLRKCGFRVTAQARGFANARGEEIDEFVLHLEG, via the coding sequence ATGGATGTGGAACTCCGCGAGGTACACGACAGCGATCTGCCCGTCTTCTACCGGCAGATGAACGACCCGGAGGCCCTGCGCATGGCGGCCTTCACCCCCAAGGACCCGGCCGACCGGGACGCCTTCGACGAGCACTGGAAGCGGATCCGGTCCTCGGGCGACGTCCTGCGCACGATCCTGGCCGACGGTGACGTGGTGGGCAGCACGGCGGTGTACGGGGAGCCGGGCGAGCGCGAGGTGACGTACTGGGTGGACCGGGCGTACTGGGGACGGGGCATCGCCACCGCCGCGCTGCGCGGGCTGCTCACCGAGGTCCCCGAACGCCCGCTGTACGCGCGTGCGGCGGCGGACAACGAGGGCTCGCTGCGGGTGCTGCGCAAGTGCGGGTTCCGGGTGACCGCGCAGGCGAGGGGGTTCGCGAACGCGCGGGGCGAGGAGATCGACGAGTTCGTGCTGCATCTGGAGGGGTGA